Proteins from one Deinococcus actinosclerus genomic window:
- a CDS encoding PilT/PilU family type 4a pilus ATPase, producing the protein MSVLNSVLTAIVNEGASDIHLRTGSAPAGRINGEIRRFGDTRLGPDHVEAFTREMMTPTMWDDFTNRREADFAYGIPGLARFRVNAYWQRGSIGLIMRVIEDKPIPTFQQLGLPVETFEQLAQHERGLILVTGPTGSGKTTTLASLLDHINATQPVNIVTLEDPIEVLHKDRMAMISQRELGMDTMSFANGLRASMRQDPDVILIGEMRDKETVEAALSAAQTGHLVFSTLHTQDAIRSVNRIIDFFAPHERDQIRQGLSESIVGIVSQRLLPKVGGGRVLGLEILLGTPTVRECIKDPERIEEIKQALQEGGARGMHTFDQHLAHLVQAGLMHEDDALQSATSAHELKIMMMRAKYA; encoded by the coding sequence ATGAGTGTCCTGAACAGCGTACTGACCGCCATTGTCAACGAAGGAGCCAGCGACATCCACCTGCGCACCGGCAGCGCCCCCGCTGGCCGCATCAACGGCGAAATCAGACGCTTCGGGGACACCCGCCTCGGCCCGGACCACGTCGAGGCCTTCACCCGCGAAATGATGACCCCCACCATGTGGGACGACTTCACCAACCGCCGCGAGGCCGACTTCGCGTACGGCATCCCCGGCCTCGCCCGCTTCCGCGTCAACGCCTACTGGCAGCGCGGCAGCATCGGCCTGATCATGCGCGTCATCGAGGACAAACCCATCCCCACCTTCCAGCAGCTCGGCCTCCCGGTCGAGACCTTCGAGCAGCTCGCGCAGCACGAACGCGGCCTGATCCTCGTCACCGGCCCCACCGGCTCGGGCAAGACCACCACCCTCGCCAGCCTCCTCGACCACATCAACGCCACCCAGCCCGTCAACATCGTCACCCTCGAAGACCCCATCGAGGTCCTGCACAAAGACCGCATGGCCATGATCAGCCAGCGCGAACTCGGCATGGACACCATGAGCTTCGCCAACGGCCTGCGCGCCAGCATGCGCCAGGACCCCGACGTCATCCTCATCGGCGAGATGCGCGACAAGGAAACCGTCGAAGCGGCCCTCAGCGCCGCGCAGACCGGCCACCTCGTGTTCTCCACCCTGCACACCCAGGACGCCATCCGCAGCGTCAACCGCATCATCGACTTCTTCGCCCCGCACGAACGCGACCAGATCCGCCAGGGCCTCTCCGAGAGCATCGTCGGCATCGTCAGCCAGCGCCTCCTGCCCAAAGTCGGCGGCGGCCGCGTCCTCGGCCTGGAAATCCTGCTCGGCACCCCCACCGTCCGCGAATGCATCAAGGACCCCGAACGCATCGAGGAGATCAAACAGGCCCTGCAGGAAGGCGGCGCGCGCGGCATGCACACCTTCGACCAGCACCTCGCCCACCTCGTCCAGGCCGGCCTGATGCACGAGGACGACGCCCTCCAGAGCGCCACCAGCGCCCACGAACTCAAGATCATGATGATGCGCGCCAAATACGCGTAA